From Candidatus Poribacteria bacterium, a single genomic window includes:
- a CDS encoding protein-L-isoaspartate(D-aspartate) O-methyltransferase encodes MASESDFSTQRELMVRTQLANRDIWDVRVLDAFRRVPRERFVPTALMARAYEDRPLSIGSCQTISQPYIVALMTQLLELSGSERVLEIGTGSGYQTAILAELASQVYTIEVIPSLATSAQERLASLGYTNIQFRTDDGADGWEAHAPFDGILVTAAPRRFPESLGRQLCIGACAIAPIGDYVQDLRRIRRVATGLEAESIVGVRFVPMVGKAQEV; translated from the coding sequence ATGGCATCGGAGTCCGACTTCAGCACCCAACGCGAACTGATGGTGCGAACCCAGTTGGCGAACCGCGACATCTGGGACGTCCGCGTTCTCGATGCCTTCCGACGTGTCCCGCGAGAGCGTTTCGTACCCACCGCGCTGATGGCTCGCGCGTACGAAGACCGCCCTCTGTCCATCGGCTCCTGTCAGACGATCTCGCAGCCCTACATCGTCGCTCTGATGACGCAGTTGTTGGAGCTCTCGGGCTCTGAGCGCGTCTTGGAGATCGGCACCGGTAGCGGCTACCAGACTGCCATTCTCGCCGAGCTCGCGTCGCAGGTGTACACGATCGAGGTGATACCATCTCTGGCTACGTCGGCGCAGGAGCGGCTCGCCTCGCTCGGATACACGAACATCCAGTTTCGAACCGACGATGGAGCCGATGGGTGGGAGGCGCACGCGCCGTTCGACGGCATCTTGGTCACAGCCGCGCCGCGTCGGTTCCCCGAAAGCCTGGGGAGGCAACTGTGTATCGGGGCATGCGCCATCGCCCCAATCGGTGACTACGTGCAGGACCTCCGGCGCATCCGCCGCGTCGCCACCGGGCTCGAGGCGGAGTCGATCGTGGGGGTGCGGTTCGTCCCGATGGTCGGGAAAGCCCAGGAGGTATAG
- the sppA gene encoding signal peptide peptidase SppA translates to MPRADRASRVVVRAACAALLTWLPTAVHGASPPFLDGAPRLSTLLPRESVASVDGAFATVANPAALDANPSPDFAYVRTVKGDFAKDDGLFLSLYGSGIGLEFGHDIIGGKRVSFRKTTLSGGSHLGGGIYWGALRSGFSGKARELHDDLVIWDVGALFRRRWSSLGVVARNVNRPMLDGSRLERAFDFGYAVRPGTNRLTLSFDLRKTDDESFRTAWNRRRYFASATLEPVGGIRLTGTAFGDRQFEARVAFDYNTFGIGSHSRLDGGEHVAQAGILRLHRARAANVVSRPRYAVVTTPDQWQTAYWRIRRDPRVSAVIVKLDGERMPLAGWQEFRAQLNELRAKGVSTAAYIRHTGTGGYWLATVADTILLDPIGEIELVGLYADTLYYKNAMERFGVDAQLERIGEYKSGTEPFTRDEPSDAVLANMNELLDDLYDQVTRGIADARGVEVESVRRLIDEGPYLGNRAVSARLVDGLATPDEAEKTLRARFAGAQWVTAPDYSVISEAPRDWSQPPPGIAIVRVEGVMIDGETIYNPLTGSRFVGADTVSSAIRDAGSDGDIRAIVLDIESGGGLVTASETMWRAVKDAREHKPVVARIRGMGGSGAYYLASGTDRIIAEPASVTGSIGVFSGRMSVHRLLSRIGVDQHALKRGANSDLYSEYAPLTDAGRDVLKEQVGTLYEQFLDRVAAGREMTRDEVHEVAQGRVWTGKQAVERGLIDELGGMSEAIASAKELAGIRADRLMTVKSLPKPTWLERLDMGGLLGLRRSSASPLDGIASLAWNRTIRSLTRPRAYAWLPWTVSD, encoded by the coding sequence ATGCCTCGAGCCGACCGCGCCTCCCGCGTCGTCGTCAGAGCCGCGTGCGCTGCCTTGCTCACGTGGCTGCCGACAGCCGTGCACGGCGCGTCTCCCCCGTTCCTCGACGGCGCGCCGCGCCTGTCCACTCTTTTACCTCGCGAATCGGTCGCCAGCGTCGACGGCGCTTTCGCGACGGTCGCCAATCCTGCCGCGCTCGACGCGAACCCGAGCCCTGACTTCGCCTACGTCCGCACCGTGAAAGGCGATTTCGCCAAAGACGACGGGCTGTTCTTGTCGCTGTACGGCAGTGGGATCGGCTTGGAGTTCGGACACGACATCATCGGTGGGAAGCGAGTGTCGTTCCGCAAGACGACGCTGTCCGGCGGCAGTCACCTGGGCGGCGGCATCTACTGGGGAGCGCTGCGCAGCGGGTTCAGCGGCAAGGCGAGAGAGCTTCACGACGACCTGGTGATCTGGGATGTCGGCGCACTGTTCCGTCGACGGTGGAGCTCCCTCGGTGTCGTCGCACGCAACGTCAACCGACCGATGCTGGACGGCTCCCGACTGGAGCGCGCCTTCGACTTCGGCTATGCCGTGCGTCCCGGCACGAACCGACTCACCCTCTCGTTCGATCTGCGAAAGACCGATGACGAGTCGTTCCGAACGGCATGGAACCGTCGTCGGTACTTCGCCAGCGCCACCCTCGAACCGGTCGGCGGCATACGGCTGACCGGCACGGCGTTCGGAGACCGGCAGTTCGAAGCGCGAGTCGCGTTCGACTACAACACCTTTGGGATCGGCAGTCACTCCCGCCTCGATGGTGGAGAGCATGTCGCCCAAGCGGGTATCCTGAGGCTCCATCGCGCTCGCGCCGCGAACGTGGTGTCGCGACCTCGCTATGCCGTCGTAACGACCCCCGACCAGTGGCAGACCGCGTACTGGCGTATCCGCCGCGATCCGCGCGTATCCGCCGTGATCGTAAAGCTCGACGGCGAGCGCATGCCCCTTGCCGGCTGGCAGGAGTTCCGGGCGCAACTCAACGAACTCCGCGCGAAGGGAGTCTCGACCGCCGCCTACATCCGCCACACGGGAACCGGGGGCTACTGGCTCGCGACAGTCGCCGACACGATCCTTCTCGATCCCATCGGCGAGATCGAGCTGGTCGGACTCTACGCGGACACGCTCTACTACAAGAACGCGATGGAGCGTTTCGGCGTCGACGCGCAGCTCGAGCGCATCGGCGAGTACAAATCCGGCACCGAACCGTTCACGCGCGACGAGCCGTCAGACGCTGTGCTCGCGAATATGAACGAGTTGCTGGACGATCTCTACGATCAGGTGACGCGAGGCATCGCCGACGCCCGTGGGGTCGAGGTCGAGTCGGTTCGGAGACTCATCGACGAGGGCCCGTATCTGGGGAACCGAGCGGTGTCCGCGCGTCTGGTCGATGGGCTGGCGACGCCTGACGAGGCGGAGAAGACGCTTCGAGCGAGGTTCGCCGGGGCGCAGTGGGTCACGGCTCCCGACTACAGCGTGATCAGCGAGGCTCCTCGTGACTGGTCCCAGCCCCCTCCGGGCATTGCGATCGTGCGCGTCGAAGGCGTGATGATCGACGGTGAGACGATCTACAATCCGCTGACGGGCTCTCGCTTCGTCGGCGCTGACACGGTGAGTTCCGCGATCCGCGACGCCGGAAGCGACGGGGATATCCGAGCGATTGTACTCGACATTGAGAGCGGCGGCGGGCTGGTGACGGCATCGGAAACCATGTGGCGAGCCGTGAAGGACGCGCGCGAGCACAAGCCCGTCGTCGCCCGGATCCGTGGGATGGGGGGCTCGGGCGCGTACTACCTGGCGTCGGGGACGGACCGCATCATCGCCGAGCCCGCGAGCGTGACGGGATCGATCGGCGTCTTCTCCGGTCGCATGTCAGTCCACCGGCTGCTGTCCCGGATCGGCGTCGATCAGCACGCACTGAAGCGCGGCGCCAACTCGGACCTGTACAGCGAGTACGCCCCGCTCACGGACGCGGGACGCGACGTGCTGAAAGAGCAGGTTGGCACGCTCTACGAGCAGTTTCTCGACCGCGTCGCGGCGGGCAGAGAGATGACCCGAGACGAGGTGCACGAGGTCGCGCAGGGGCGCGTTTGGACGGGCAAACAGGCGGTCGAGCGCGGTCTGATCGACGAGCTCGGCGGGATGAGCGAGGCGATTGCTTCCGCGAAGGAACTGGCAGGGATCCGAGCGGACCGCCTGATGACCGTCAAGTCGCTGCCGAAGCCGACATGGCTGGAACGCTTGGACATGGGCGGCTTGCTTGGACTCAGGCGATCGAGCGCGTCGCCGCTGGATGGCATCGCCAGCCTCGCATGGAACCGGACGATCAGGTCTCTCACGCGTCCGCGGGCGTACGCCTGGCTGCCTTGGACCGTATCGGACTGA
- the groL gene encoding chaperonin GroEL encodes MAKQIAFDVEARAGIKKGAETLSRAVCTTLGPRGRNVVLQKSYGAPTVTKDGVTVAKEIELPGKYENIGAQLLRAAASKTNDDAGDGTTSAVTMAYAILQEGIKNVTAGADPMSLKRGIDKACEAVVASLKGQSRPVNGREDYERIATVASNHDATIGGYIADALEKVGTEGVITVEEGKTAETTLEVVEGMQFDKGFISRYFVNTEDGNECVLDNPYLLINQSKLSALNDLLPVLEKIAQVGRPLLIIAEDVEGEALSTLVVNRLRGNLRVCAVKAPGFGDRRKEMLRDLATLTGGQLIAEELGIRLENVVLGMLGQAERVVIDKDNTTVIRGKGKSEDIEGRKQQIRKQIEETTSDYDREKLQERLAKLAGGVAVVNVGAATEVEMKERKARVEDALSATRAAVEEGVVVGGGVSLIRARGAVSSLIETTAGDARMSDRQREDLLTGMRIIERSLEAPLRQLARNAGDEPSIVVATVAGGSGGFGYNAARRRYEDLPAAGILDPTKVVRVALQNAVSVAGLVLTTEATIAELPEKKADGAASHGHAHHHH; translated from the coding sequence ATGGCGAAGCAGATCGCGTTCGATGTCGAAGCGCGCGCTGGGATCAAGAAAGGCGCCGAAACGCTGAGCCGCGCGGTGTGCACGACGCTCGGGCCTCGAGGCCGCAATGTCGTTCTGCAGAAGTCCTACGGCGCGCCAACGGTGACCAAAGATGGCGTCACGGTCGCCAAGGAGATCGAGCTTCCGGGCAAGTACGAGAACATCGGTGCCCAGCTACTGCGGGCGGCCGCGTCGAAGACGAACGACGACGCTGGCGACGGCACAACCAGCGCCGTGACGATGGCGTATGCGATCCTACAGGAAGGGATCAAGAACGTCACGGCAGGCGCGGATCCGATGAGCCTGAAGCGGGGCATCGACAAGGCGTGCGAAGCCGTCGTCGCATCGCTGAAGGGGCAGAGCCGTCCTGTGAACGGCCGCGAGGACTACGAGCGGATTGCGACGGTCGCCTCGAACCACGACGCGACGATCGGCGGGTACATCGCCGACGCGCTGGAGAAGGTGGGCACAGAGGGCGTCATCACGGTCGAGGAGGGCAAGACCGCCGAGACGACCCTCGAAGTCGTCGAGGGGATGCAGTTCGACAAGGGGTTCATCTCACGCTACTTCGTGAATACCGAGGACGGCAACGAATGCGTCCTGGACAACCCCTACCTGCTGATCAACCAGTCGAAGCTGAGCGCGCTCAACGACCTGCTCCCGGTTCTCGAGAAGATCGCTCAGGTCGGCAGGCCGCTGCTCATCATCGCCGAGGATGTCGAGGGAGAAGCGCTTTCGACGCTCGTCGTGAACCGGCTGCGAGGCAACCTCCGGGTCTGTGCCGTCAAGGCTCCCGGATTCGGCGACCGGCGCAAGGAGATGTTGCGGGACCTGGCGACGTTGACCGGAGGCCAGTTGATCGCCGAGGAACTGGGTATCCGGCTGGAGAACGTCGTCCTCGGAATGCTGGGCCAAGCGGAGCGCGTCGTCATAGACAAGGACAATACGACCGTCATCCGCGGGAAGGGCAAATCCGAGGATATCGAGGGACGGAAGCAGCAGATCCGCAAGCAGATCGAGGAGACGACCTCCGACTACGACCGTGAGAAGCTCCAGGAACGGCTCGCCAAGCTCGCGGGAGGCGTGGCGGTGGTCAACGTCGGCGCTGCCACCGAAGTCGAGATGAAGGAGCGCAAGGCTCGCGTGGAAGACGCGCTCAGCGCGACCCGCGCAGCCGTGGAGGAGGGCGTGGTCGTCGGAGGGGGCGTATCGCTGATTCGGGCTCGCGGCGCCGTGTCGAGTCTGATCGAGACCACGGCGGGCGACGCCAGGATGAGCGACCGGCAGCGTGAGGACCTACTCACGGGCATGCGGATCATCGAGCGCTCTTTGGAGGCTCCGCTCCGACAGCTCGCCCGCAATGCCGGCGATGAGCCGTCCATTGTCGTGGCGACGGTCGCCGGCGGCTCCGGGGGCTTTGGATACAACGCCGCGAGGCGTCGTTACGAAGATTTGCCGGCTGCCGGGATTCTCGACCCGACCAAGGTGGTGCGCGTCGCGCTCCAGAACGCAGTCAGCGTGGCGGGTCTCGTGCTGACGACGGAAGCGACGATCGCTGAGCTTCCCGAGAAGAAGGCAGATGGCGCCGCGAGTCATGGTCACGCTCACCATCATCACTAG
- a CDS encoding co-chaperone GroES, whose protein sequence is MALEPLSDHVCVERQEVEESRIGSIIVPDTAKEQPQLGKVIAVGPGRRDENGVRRALSVKVGDTVIFAKYGGNEFELNGTEYLVLRESDILAIVG, encoded by the coding sequence ATGGCGCTGGAGCCGCTTTCCGATCACGTGTGCGTGGAGAGGCAGGAAGTCGAGGAGAGTCGCATCGGATCGATCATCGTACCGGACACCGCCAAAGAGCAGCCTCAGCTCGGGAAGGTCATCGCGGTGGGTCCGGGACGCCGGGACGAGAACGGCGTACGCCGCGCCCTGTCCGTCAAAGTCGGCGACACCGTTATCTTCGCCAAGTACGGCGGCAATGAGTTCGAACTCAACGGAACCGAGTACCTCGTGCTGCGGGAGTCGGACATTCTCGCCATCGTCGGCTAG
- a CDS encoding FkbM family methyltransferase produces the protein MPRLSLLRSIYRELLANPAGAGVVTKATSALVWPLAQVQSPFGFALSGPAHNAIMLALLGYGDIRTYEPMETFLVLVTTNAGGTFFDIGANIGYFSLLVACNSPRPVQVIAFEPLEDNFRCLQHNIGWNGKDRVILPYRIGLGDRNSEELLSRYSTGASFVRGWDLGQADEQGFETVEVRRLDGMFSARDIRPPIVFKIDVEGFEAAVVVGAADLLRSKETACVLIEVGHAHHPGGFNESAFSTLGTLEDYGFDCYGIQTDPTLTGSESVLVPFPDVDRHDAERWPSSWIALRQNHPVEGIVMSSLPLYPLYCSSCRLPESDLQGVLDALGALRVGSEGVPSS, from the coding sequence ATGCCGCGTCTGTCGTTGCTGCGTAGTATCTACCGCGAACTGCTGGCGAATCCCGCCGGAGCTGGCGTGGTCACCAAAGCGACCTCGGCGCTCGTGTGGCCCCTCGCCCAGGTCCAGTCGCCGTTCGGGTTTGCCCTTTCGGGCCCGGCTCACAACGCCATTATGCTCGCACTGCTCGGGTACGGCGACATCCGGACCTACGAACCGATGGAGACGTTCCTGGTGCTGGTGACGACAAACGCCGGCGGCACGTTCTTCGACATCGGCGCCAATATCGGCTATTTCAGCCTCTTGGTCGCCTGCAACTCGCCCCGTCCCGTCCAGGTTATCGCGTTCGAGCCGTTGGAGGACAACTTTCGCTGTCTACAGCACAACATCGGCTGGAACGGCAAGGATCGCGTCATCCTGCCATATCGCATCGGCTTGGGCGACAGGAACTCCGAGGAGCTGCTGTCCCGATATAGCACCGGCGCCTCCTTCGTGCGAGGCTGGGATTTGGGTCAGGCGGACGAACAAGGCTTTGAGACCGTCGAAGTGCGACGACTCGACGGCATGTTCTCCGCTCGGGATATCAGACCGCCGATTGTCTTCAAGATCGATGTCGAAGGGTTCGAGGCGGCGGTCGTCGTCGGCGCGGCAGACCTCCTGAGGTCGAAGGAAACGGCGTGCGTTCTCATCGAAGTCGGCCACGCGCACCATCCTGGAGGCTTCAACGAGTCAGCTTTCTCCACGCTCGGGACACTCGAAGACTACGGATTCGACTGCTACGGGATACAGACCGATCCCACCTTGACGGGGAGCGAGAGCGTCCTGGTTCCCTTCCCCGATGTGGACCGACACGATGCTGAGAGATGGCCCTCTTCGTGGATTGCACTCCGTCAGAACCATCCGGTCGAGGGCATCGTGATGTCTTCGTTGCCGTTGTACCCACTGTATTGCTCATCTTGCCGGCTTCCGGAGAGCGATCTTCAGGGCGTTCTCGACGCGTTGGGGGCGTTGCGAGTCGGGTCCGAAGGCGTGCCTTCATCCTGA